The Microbacterium sp. LWO12-1.2 genome includes a window with the following:
- a CDS encoding ROK family protein yields the protein MLNSDDALDTQASVRRANLRRALQLVFRSSGTQTRAGIARATGLTAATASSLVAELIESSLIVDGEQAASTGGKRATTLSIDASHHLILVLVIQPTSARIALVALDGTEIDTRRLAYTADTRDAALDEAIVAIAAEYGSRVIAAGVQLPGTTDGRSVLESVQLAWQDVPLAERFEALLGAPVLLVNDVDAEAIAEAGMEESPSGYRLFIHLGGGVGAAITLDGDLAPGPRVRAGEIGHVQVEFGDAARECRCGRYGCLESSASLSALLGEEFTDAMEADAVAALAATADDAALGAGARALARAIKLISALLDPTEVVIGGPATLLGDRFLALLQQETDYHARGTATVPVRYADTRATEWAGAAQAALTAVLGVRWSPAQLIAASRPSR from the coding sequence ATGCTGAACAGCGACGATGCTCTCGACACGCAGGCATCCGTCCGGCGTGCGAACCTCCGCCGCGCGCTGCAGCTGGTGTTCCGCAGTTCGGGCACGCAGACGCGTGCCGGCATCGCGCGAGCGACGGGACTGACCGCGGCCACCGCATCCTCCCTGGTCGCCGAGCTCATCGAGAGCAGCCTCATCGTCGACGGCGAGCAGGCCGCGAGCACGGGGGGCAAGCGCGCGACCACCCTGAGCATCGACGCCAGCCACCACCTGATCCTCGTCCTCGTGATCCAGCCAACGAGCGCCCGCATCGCCCTCGTCGCACTCGACGGCACCGAGATCGACACGCGTCGGCTCGCGTACACCGCCGACACGCGCGACGCCGCACTGGACGAGGCGATCGTCGCGATCGCGGCGGAGTACGGGTCTCGGGTGATCGCCGCCGGCGTGCAGCTGCCGGGCACGACCGACGGCCGCTCGGTGCTCGAGAGCGTGCAGCTCGCCTGGCAGGACGTGCCTCTGGCCGAGCGCTTCGAGGCGCTCCTCGGAGCACCGGTGCTGCTGGTCAACGACGTCGATGCGGAAGCGATCGCAGAGGCCGGGATGGAGGAGTCACCCTCCGGATACCGGCTCTTCATCCACCTCGGCGGTGGCGTGGGCGCGGCGATCACCCTCGACGGCGACCTCGCTCCCGGCCCGCGCGTTCGTGCGGGCGAGATCGGTCACGTGCAGGTCGAGTTCGGCGACGCGGCGCGCGAGTGCCGGTGCGGTCGGTACGGCTGCCTCGAGTCGTCGGCGTCCCTGTCGGCGCTGCTCGGCGAGGAGTTCACCGATGCGATGGAGGCGGATGCCGTCGCGGCGCTCGCCGCCACGGCGGACGATGCCGCCCTCGGGGCCGGGGCGCGAGCGCTCGCCAGGGCGATCAAGCTCATCAGTGCGCTGCTCGATCCGACAGAGGTCGTGATCGGCGGACCCGCGACCCTGCTCGGAGACCGGTTCCTCGCGCTGCTGCAGCAGGAGACGGACTATCACGCCCGCGGCACGGCCACGGTGCCGGTGCGCTACGCCGACACGCGCGCGACGGAGTGGGCCGGAGCAGCGCAGGCCGCGCTGACCGCGGTACTCGGTGTGCGCTGGAGTCCTGCGCAGCTGATCGCTGCGTCGCGCCCTTCGCGCTGA